From the Opitutus sp. ER46 genome, one window contains:
- the pcp gene encoding pyroglutamyl-peptidase I: MQTVLVTGFESFGGDARNPSAELAQALAGRVIGGGRVVTAVLPCVFGASSRELLALVRRHRPAVVLCLGLAVNRTEITPERVAINIDDARIPDNAGAQPVDRPIVRGGPTAYWSTLPVKPIVTALRRRRLPASVSQTAGTFVCNHVFYALMHALRRQRAVRAGFMHLPWPADWPGHAGAKVTFAELGRAVEAAIAVAQR; the protein is encoded by the coding sequence ATGCAGACCGTCCTTGTCACCGGCTTTGAATCCTTTGGCGGCGATGCCCGCAACCCGTCCGCCGAGCTCGCGCAGGCCCTCGCCGGCCGCGTGATCGGCGGTGGGCGCGTCGTGACCGCTGTGCTGCCCTGCGTGTTCGGCGCGTCCAGCCGCGAACTCTTGGCGCTGGTGCGCCGGCACCGTCCGGCCGTGGTGCTGTGTCTCGGGCTTGCCGTGAATCGGACCGAGATCACGCCCGAGCGCGTGGCGATCAACATCGATGACGCGCGCATCCCCGATAACGCCGGGGCGCAACCCGTCGACCGCCCCATCGTGCGCGGCGGCCCGACGGCGTACTGGTCAACGCTGCCGGTGAAGCCGATCGTCACGGCGCTGCGCCGGCGGCGGCTGCCGGCCAGCGTGTCTCAGACCGCCGGCACGTTCGTCTGCAACCATGTGTTTTACGCGCTCATGCACGCGCTGCGGCGGCAGCGGGCGGTGCGCGCCGGCTTCATGCACCTGCCGTGGCCGGCGGACTGGCCCGGTCACGCCGGCGCGAAGGTGACGTTTGCGGAGTTGGGCCGCGCGGTGGAGGCGGCGATCGCCGTCGCGCAACGGTAG
- the ychF gene encoding redox-regulated ATPase YchF — MLKAGIVGLPNVGKSTLFNALTRSRKAEAANYPFCTIEPNVGVVTVPDDRLAVLQKIAKTSVVIPAAIEFVDIAGLVAGASKGEGLGNQFLANIREVDAIVQVVRCFEDTDIVHTMGGIDPVRDIEVITTELVLADLDAVTKRMDKTQKKAKSGDKEAQAEMALLQKLEPHLNSGKTANVLAASDDEKEMMKLFQLLTAKPVLFACNVAESDLATAEQNKFVQAVAGYVRTHHDAAYVPISAKIESELIDLSPEEGKSFLKDLGVDDSGVSALIRGTYTLLGLQTYFTAGEKEVRAWTIKKGWKAPQAAGVIHTDFEKGFIKAEVVSYDDLSRLGSTAAARETGKYRLEGKEYVFQDGDVALFRFNV; from the coding sequence ATGCTGAAAGCTGGCATCGTTGGACTGCCCAACGTGGGCAAATCGACTCTCTTCAACGCGCTCACCCGCTCCCGCAAGGCGGAGGCCGCGAACTATCCGTTCTGCACCATCGAGCCCAACGTCGGCGTCGTCACCGTGCCCGACGACCGCCTCGCCGTCCTGCAAAAGATTGCCAAGACCAGCGTCGTCATCCCCGCCGCCATCGAGTTCGTCGACATCGCCGGCCTCGTCGCCGGCGCCAGCAAGGGCGAGGGCCTCGGCAACCAGTTCCTCGCCAACATCCGCGAGGTCGACGCCATCGTGCAGGTCGTCCGCTGCTTCGAGGACACCGACATTGTCCACACCATGGGCGGCATCGACCCGGTCCGCGATATCGAGGTCATCACCACCGAGCTCGTGCTCGCCGACCTCGACGCCGTGACCAAACGCATGGACAAGACCCAGAAGAAGGCCAAGTCCGGCGACAAGGAGGCCCAGGCCGAGATGGCGCTGCTCCAGAAGCTCGAGCCCCACCTCAACTCCGGCAAGACCGCCAACGTCCTCGCCGCGTCCGACGACGAGAAGGAAATGATGAAGCTCTTCCAGCTTCTCACCGCCAAGCCGGTGCTCTTCGCCTGCAATGTCGCCGAGAGCGACCTCGCCACCGCCGAGCAGAACAAGTTCGTCCAGGCCGTCGCCGGCTACGTCCGCACCCACCACGACGCCGCCTACGTGCCGATCAGTGCCAAGATCGAGTCCGAGCTCATCGACCTCTCACCCGAGGAGGGCAAATCCTTCCTCAAGGACCTCGGCGTCGACGACTCCGGCGTGTCCGCCCTGATCCGCGGCACCTACACGCTGCTCGGCCTGCAGACCTACTTCACGGCCGGCGAAAAGGAGGTGCGCGCCTGGACGATCAAGAAGGGCTGGAAAGCCCCGCAGGCCGCCGGCGTCATCCACACCGATTTCGAGAAGGGCTTCATCAAGGCCGAGGTCGTCAGCTACGACGACCTCTCCCGCCTCGGCAGCACCGCCGCCGCCCGCGAAACCGGCAAGTACCGGCTCGAGGGCAAGGAGTACGTGTTTCAGGACGGCGACGTCGCCCTCTTCCGGTTCAACGTCTAG
- a CDS encoding DUF969 family protein gives MIKLIGILVVAVGFALRANTLLVVLVAGVVTGLVSGMSWHEIVAQFGTYFVENRYMTLPVILMLPLVGMLERHGLRERAETLIRRARAATAGRVLLLYSVMRQISISLGVRIGDHASAVRPIVAPMAEAAAARLLADASGRAGGGAGPARELPVKVVHDIRAHAAAAENVGNFFGEDVFIAVGAVLLMSGFFQSVGMQVSVWALALWGIPTAIVAFLLMWWRARVLDRRIAAALARTPPAGGAVPAAGETAKGKPEEGRT, from the coding sequence ATGATCAAGTTGATCGGCATCCTGGTGGTGGCGGTGGGCTTCGCATTGCGGGCGAACACGCTGCTCGTCGTCCTCGTCGCCGGTGTGGTCACGGGTCTCGTCTCCGGGATGTCCTGGCACGAGATCGTAGCGCAGTTCGGCACCTATTTCGTCGAGAACCGCTACATGACGCTGCCGGTGATCCTGATGTTGCCGCTGGTGGGCATGCTCGAGCGCCACGGCCTGCGGGAGCGCGCCGAGACGCTGATCCGTCGCGCGCGGGCGGCGACTGCGGGCCGCGTGCTCCTGCTGTACTCGGTGATGCGGCAGATCTCGATCAGCCTCGGCGTGCGCATCGGCGACCACGCGAGCGCGGTGCGCCCAATCGTGGCGCCGATGGCGGAGGCCGCGGCCGCGCGGCTGCTGGCCGACGCGTCGGGCAGGGCCGGAGGCGGGGCGGGACCCGCGCGCGAGCTTCCGGTCAAGGTCGTGCACGACATCCGCGCGCATGCGGCGGCGGCGGAGAACGTCGGCAACTTCTTCGGCGAGGATGTGTTCATCGCGGTGGGCGCGGTGCTCTTGATGAGCGGCTTCTTTCAGAGCGTTGGGATGCAGGTTAGCGTCTGGGCGCTGGCGCTTTGGGGCATCCCGACCGCGATCGTCGCCTTCCTGCTGATGTGGTGGCGCGCTCGCGTGCTGGACCGCCGGATCGCCGCCGCCCTCGCGCGGACGCCGCCCGCGGGCGGCGCAGTGCCGGCGGCTGGAGAAACGGCGAAGGGGAAGCCGGAGGAGGGCCGCACGTGA
- a CDS encoding transposase, with product MYHLVNRGNYRSDVFVSPGAASAFEEVLKEACQVYQWRLHAYALMRNHFHLAVTTPHADLSQGMQWLETTFACRFNRFRVEQGHLFQGRFHAGLIEDAVALGNVVDYIHLNPVKARIVPPEQVARFRWSSARQLMAVSRWECMSFDVWLAAKGLAEDRASYAAYVEHLIERGRAIVEQRESEVAGDHEEWAIGTEGWKQSLAREHAQHALAQGLIGQELKAMRAARWQAAFASALRNAGRRPEDLDGSSPRAEWKVAVAQELRRSGVPYGRIATMLGMSSAGAIRTRLWKARSERV from the coding sequence ATGTACCACCTCGTGAATCGCGGCAACTATCGATCGGACGTGTTTGTTTCACCGGGAGCCGCAAGTGCGTTTGAAGAAGTGCTAAAGGAGGCCTGCCAGGTTTACCAATGGCGTCTGCATGCCTACGCCCTGATGCGAAATCACTTTCATTTGGCAGTCACGACGCCGCATGCCGACCTTAGTCAGGGGATGCAGTGGCTCGAAACCACATTCGCATGTCGGTTCAATCGCTTCCGCGTCGAGCAGGGGCACCTGTTCCAGGGACGCTTTCATGCCGGGTTGATCGAGGACGCCGTCGCGCTTGGCAACGTGGTGGACTACATTCATCTGAACCCTGTTAAGGCGCGAATCGTGCCTCCCGAACAGGTGGCGCGGTTCAGGTGGAGCAGCGCACGACAGCTGATGGCAGTGTCCCGGTGGGAGTGCATGAGTTTTGACGTGTGGCTCGCCGCGAAGGGTCTAGCCGAAGATCGCGCATCGTATGCCGCGTATGTGGAACACTTGATTGAACGCGGGAGGGCTATCGTTGAGCAGCGTGAATCCGAAGTCGCAGGTGACCACGAGGAATGGGCCATTGGCACAGAAGGCTGGAAACAGAGTCTCGCCAGGGAACATGCGCAACACGCACTGGCCCAAGGGCTCATCGGACAGGAACTCAAAGCGATGAGGGCGGCGCGTTGGCAGGCAGCGTTCGCTTCCGCCCTTCGGAATGCGGGGCGCCGACCGGAAGATCTGGATGGCTCGTCCCCGCGGGCGGAATGGAAGGTCGCGGTCGCGCAGGAGCTTCGACGCAGCGGAGTTCCGTATGGGCGGATCGCGACGATGCTCGGAATGAGCTCGGCCGGGGCGATCCGTACCCGTTTGTGGAAAGCCCGCAGCGAGCGGGTCTGA
- a CDS encoding MFS transporter produces the protein MASPTDPAGAPATGAASAGGNFRWTVCGLLFFSVAINYIDRNIIAILKVPLSKELGWSDADYGHIAAAFQIAYAIGYLFGGRLMDRFGVKRALPWAVALWSVAAAAHGLCSLISPTAMATFSLPWFSSASRTLTFVLPFTALGFISARALLGLAEGGNFPGAIKAVAEWFPVKERALATGIFNAGTNVGAVLCPFAVPRLYAAWGWPMTFYVTGALGFVWLAAWWWLYENPEQQKRLSAAELAYIRAGQPKVVAAAPTVPWRSLLGFRATWAYLAASIFAGPVWNIYMFFLPDFLHKQYHLELTQIGNWTAIFYVIASFGGIAAGWLPGFLLGRGWTVNGARKISMLICALAVTPIFIAPHVPAVWLTVLIVGIAGSAHQGWSANQFSFASDTMPRQAISSLVGLGGFVGYFTGAVWAEVIPAVLKATGSYSGIFAVASVMYLVALLFLHLLVPKIEAAK, from the coding sequence ATGGCATCACCTACTGACCCCGCCGGTGCTCCAGCGACCGGTGCCGCGTCCGCCGGCGGCAACTTCCGCTGGACCGTCTGCGGCCTCCTCTTCTTCTCGGTCGCGATCAATTATATCGACCGAAACATCATCGCGATCCTCAAGGTGCCGCTCAGCAAGGAGCTGGGATGGAGCGATGCCGACTACGGTCACATTGCCGCCGCTTTCCAGATCGCCTACGCGATCGGCTACCTCTTCGGCGGGCGGCTGATGGATCGCTTCGGCGTGAAGCGCGCGCTGCCTTGGGCGGTCGCGCTTTGGAGCGTCGCTGCCGCCGCGCACGGCCTGTGCTCGCTAATCTCGCCGACGGCCATGGCCACGTTCTCGCTGCCGTGGTTCTCGTCCGCCTCGCGCACGCTCACCTTTGTGCTGCCATTCACCGCGCTGGGCTTCATCTCGGCGCGCGCGCTGCTCGGCCTCGCCGAGGGCGGCAACTTCCCCGGCGCGATCAAGGCGGTCGCAGAGTGGTTCCCAGTCAAGGAACGTGCCCTCGCCACCGGCATCTTCAACGCCGGCACCAACGTCGGCGCCGTGCTTTGCCCGTTCGCCGTGCCGCGGCTCTACGCCGCGTGGGGCTGGCCGATGACTTTCTACGTCACCGGCGCGCTCGGCTTCGTCTGGCTCGCCGCGTGGTGGTGGCTCTACGAAAACCCGGAGCAGCAGAAACGGCTCTCCGCAGCGGAACTCGCCTACATCCGCGCCGGCCAGCCCAAGGTTGTCGCCGCCGCGCCGACTGTCCCTTGGCGCTCGCTCCTCGGCTTCCGCGCCACGTGGGCGTACCTGGCTGCCAGCATTTTCGCCGGCCCGGTGTGGAACATCTACATGTTCTTCCTCCCTGACTTTCTGCATAAGCAGTATCACCTCGAGCTTACCCAGATCGGCAACTGGACCGCCATCTTCTACGTGATCGCGTCCTTCGGCGGCATCGCCGCGGGCTGGCTGCCGGGCTTCCTGCTCGGGCGAGGCTGGACGGTCAATGGTGCCCGCAAGATCTCGATGCTCATCTGCGCGCTGGCCGTCACCCCGATCTTCATCGCCCCGCATGTGCCCGCGGTATGGCTGACGGTGCTCATTGTCGGCATCGCCGGCTCGGCCCACCAGGGCTGGTCGGCCAACCAGTTCAGCTTTGCGTCCGACACCATGCCCCGCCAGGCCATCAGCTCCCTCGTCGGGCTCGGTGGCTTCGTCGGCTATTTCACCGGCGCCGTGTGGGCCGAAGTCATCCCGGCTGTCCTCAAGGCGACCGGCAGCTACTCCGGCATCTTCGCGGTCGCCTCGGTCATGTACCTCGTCGCACTGCTCTTCCTGCACTTGCTGGTGCCGAAGATCGAGGCGGCCAAGTAA
- a CDS encoding 5-oxoprolinase subunit PxpA has protein sequence MQRFIDLNCDLGEGAGQDEALMPLISSANIACGAHAGDLATMIETTELALHHRVGIGAHPGYFDLHDFGRRERDITPAEAGRLVLIQVEQLHEIAGTKLRHVKLHGALYNQVCRDAYLAEGVVADLARLWPNLIVYALAGSELAQLARARGLRVAHEVFADRTYQRDGTLTPRARPDALIHDEAAAVAQVLRLLREGVVRATDGTDVPLRADTICLHGDGPHAVAFARRLNRELEAAGVVIRPCTG, from the coding sequence GTGCAACGCTTCATCGACCTCAACTGTGATCTCGGGGAGGGCGCGGGCCAGGACGAGGCGCTCATGCCGCTGATATCGTCGGCCAACATTGCCTGCGGCGCGCATGCCGGCGACCTGGCCACGATGATCGAGACGACCGAACTCGCGTTGCATCATCGCGTGGGCATCGGAGCGCATCCGGGGTACTTTGACCTGCACGATTTTGGCCGGCGCGAGCGCGACATCACGCCCGCCGAGGCGGGGCGGCTGGTGCTGATCCAGGTGGAGCAGCTCCATGAAATTGCGGGGACGAAGTTACGGCACGTGAAGCTGCACGGCGCGCTCTACAACCAGGTGTGCCGCGACGCCTACCTCGCCGAGGGCGTCGTCGCCGATCTCGCGCGGCTCTGGCCAAACCTGATCGTGTACGCGCTTGCCGGCAGCGAACTCGCGCAACTCGCCCGTGCCCGCGGGCTGCGCGTGGCGCACGAAGTCTTTGCCGACCGCACTTACCAGCGCGACGGCACGCTCACCCCCCGCGCGCGGCCCGACGCGCTGATCCACGACGAGGCGGCGGCCGTGGCCCAAGTGCTGCGGCTCCTGCGCGAAGGCGTCGTGCGCGCGACCGACGGCACCGACGTCCCGCTGCGGGCCGACACGATTTGCCTGCACGGCGACGGTCCGCACGCGGTGGCCTTCGCGCGCCGGCTGAACCGGGAATTGGAGGCGGCGGGCGTGGTGATCCGGCCCTGCACCGGATGA
- a CDS encoding SpoIIE family protein phosphatase translates to MSDAPAPSPTPTPEAMALDSAILRVLMDTIPDRIYFKDLQSRFVRNNLAHARELGVATPEDCIGKTDFDYFSREHAERAYADEQAIIRTGQPIINKTELITTRDGSQAWGSTTKLPWYDQNGRLIGTFGLTRDVTPAKRAEERLIEERTLLRTIIDNLPSRLYVKDQESKYVLNNRAHLNFLGVKDQTEAVGRTTTDFFPGKRGEQALADDKLVLAGERIINQEKPDFAIGGNHWSLVTKVPLHDLRGKLIGLVGISHDITRRKIAEQELERRTEEMEADLRMARQVQEAFLTRPYPVFPGATGQRSALEFAHRYIPATTLGGDFFDFVRISDTLCGVVVCDVMGHGVRAGLLTSLVRGVVEEMGFRAADPAAVLGEINRSLMPVVEQTGQPVFATVFLGIIDLTAGTLLYANAGHPAPMIVRGDTGVLMRLAPNDPEPAAGLIADIAFTNHQCAFGTGDLLLGFTDGVIEAANAAGEMFGDQRLWEFLRRTGRTTPEPLCVSLLDELQRFSERTAFEDDVCVVAVQAARPN, encoded by the coding sequence ATGAGCGACGCCCCTGCGCCCTCCCCGACTCCCACGCCCGAAGCCATGGCGCTCGATTCCGCGATCCTGCGCGTGCTCATGGATACGATCCCCGACCGGATCTACTTCAAGGACCTGCAGAGCCGGTTTGTCCGCAACAACCTCGCCCACGCCCGCGAGCTCGGCGTCGCCACGCCCGAAGACTGCATCGGCAAGACCGACTTCGACTACTTCTCCCGCGAGCACGCCGAGCGCGCCTACGCCGACGAGCAGGCGATCATCCGCACCGGCCAGCCCATCATCAACAAGACCGAGCTCATCACCACGCGCGACGGGTCCCAGGCGTGGGGCTCGACCACCAAGCTGCCGTGGTATGACCAGAACGGCCGGCTCATCGGCACGTTCGGGCTCACCCGCGACGTCACTCCCGCGAAGCGCGCCGAGGAGCGGCTGATCGAGGAGCGAACCCTTCTCCGCACCATCATCGATAACCTGCCGAGCCGGCTCTACGTGAAGGACCAGGAGTCGAAGTACGTGCTCAACAATCGCGCGCACCTGAACTTCCTCGGGGTCAAGGACCAGACCGAGGCCGTGGGCCGCACCACCACCGACTTCTTTCCCGGCAAGCGCGGCGAGCAGGCCCTGGCCGACGACAAGCTCGTCCTCGCCGGCGAGCGCATCATCAACCAGGAGAAGCCCGACTTCGCCATCGGCGGCAACCACTGGTCCCTCGTGACCAAGGTCCCGCTCCACGACCTCCGCGGCAAACTCATCGGTCTCGTCGGCATCAGCCACGACATCACCCGCCGCAAGATCGCCGAACAGGAGCTCGAGCGCCGCACCGAGGAAATGGAGGCCGATCTCCGCATGGCCCGCCAGGTGCAGGAGGCCTTCCTCACGCGGCCGTATCCCGTTTTCCCTGGCGCCACCGGCCAGCGCAGCGCGCTCGAGTTCGCCCATCGCTACATTCCCGCCACCACGCTCGGCGGCGACTTCTTCGATTTCGTCCGCATCAGCGATACCCTCTGCGGGGTCGTCGTGTGCGACGTGATGGGCCACGGCGTGCGCGCCGGCCTCCTCACCAGCCTGGTGCGCGGCGTGGTCGAGGAAATGGGCTTCCGCGCCGCCGATCCGGCGGCCGTCCTCGGCGAGATCAACCGCAGCCTCATGCCGGTGGTCGAACAGACCGGCCAGCCCGTCTTCGCCACAGTCTTTCTCGGGATCATCGATCTCACCGCCGGCACGCTCCTCTATGCCAATGCCGGCCATCCCGCGCCGATGATCGTGCGCGGCGACACGGGGGTGCTCATGCGGCTCGCGCCCAACGATCCGGAGCCGGCCGCCGGGCTCATCGCCGACATCGCCTTCACCAATCACCAGTGTGCCTTCGGCACCGGCGATCTCCTGCTGGGGTTCACCGATGGCGTCATCGAGGCCGCAAACGCCGCCGGCGAGATGTTCGGCGACCAGCGGCTCTGGGAGTTTCTCCGCCGCACTGGCCGCACCACGCCGGAACCACTGTGCGTCAGCCTGCTCGACGAGTTGCAGCGCTTCAGCGAACGCACCGCCTTCGAGGACGACGTCTGCGTTGTCGCCGTCCAGGCCGCGCGCCCGAACTGA
- a CDS encoding DUF979 domain-containing protein — protein MTPTNLLSFEVFYVICGVMLAGVAVRIGRDRTHPRRWGSATFWLLLAIVFLFGKALPALASGYLVVAMVVLAAARQVGLPRRPEESRAERMAEAVRLGNRLFWPALLVPAVALVGSALLGRIQFGVVRLADPRQAALVSLGLGAIVALVVGQRLLRAGMATPLREGSRLLETVGWALILPQLLAALGGVFQRAGVGAVVADVTTSLVPTQFPLVAVIAYCVAMALFTMCMGNAFAAFAVITAGIGLPLIVQQHHGNPAIMAAIGMLSGYCGTLMTPMAANFNIVPAMLLELPDKNAVIKAQLPIALALLAANIGLMYLLVYRF, from the coding sequence GTGACGCCGACGAACCTCCTCAGCTTCGAAGTGTTTTACGTGATTTGCGGCGTGATGCTCGCGGGTGTCGCCGTGCGGATCGGCCGCGATCGCACGCATCCGCGCCGCTGGGGCTCCGCCACCTTCTGGCTCCTGCTGGCGATCGTGTTCCTCTTCGGCAAGGCGCTGCCGGCCCTCGCCAGCGGCTACCTCGTGGTGGCGATGGTCGTGCTCGCGGCGGCCCGGCAGGTCGGCCTGCCGCGGCGGCCGGAAGAATCGCGGGCCGAGCGCATGGCCGAGGCGGTGCGGCTCGGCAACCGGCTGTTCTGGCCCGCGCTGCTGGTGCCGGCGGTGGCGCTCGTCGGCTCGGCCCTGCTCGGGCGAATCCAGTTCGGCGTGGTGCGGCTCGCCGATCCCAGGCAGGCCGCCCTTGTGTCACTCGGACTCGGCGCGATCGTTGCGCTGGTCGTCGGCCAGCGGCTGCTCCGTGCCGGCATGGCCACGCCCCTGCGCGAGGGCTCGCGGCTGCTCGAAACCGTGGGCTGGGCGTTGATCCTGCCGCAATTGCTCGCGGCGCTCGGCGGCGTCTTCCAGCGCGCCGGCGTCGGCGCCGTGGTGGCGGACGTGACCACAAGCCTGGTGCCGACGCAGTTTCCGCTCGTGGCGGTGATCGCCTACTGCGTGGCGATGGCGCTTTTCACGATGTGCATGGGCAACGCGTTCGCCGCCTTTGCCGTGATCACCGCGGGCATCGGCCTGCCGCTGATCGTGCAGCAGCATCACGGCAATCCCGCCATCATGGCCGCGATCGGGATGCTGTCCGGCTACTGCGGTACGCTGATGACGCCCATGGCCGCCAACTTCAACATCGTGCCCGCGATGCTCCTGGAGCTGCCCGACAAGAACGCCGTCATCAAGGCGCAGCTCCCCATCGCGCTCGCGTTGCTCGCGGCCAACATCGGGCTCATGTACCTCCTTGTTTACCGATTCTGA
- a CDS encoding LacI family DNA-binding transcriptional regulator, whose translation MAQHATLQDVADKAGVHRSTVALALRDHPRIPQATRRRIQAIARKIGYRLNPLVAALMRARRTGRPVKHVSLAFVTNYPTRWGWRPENHDRPDFFPGAVQRAKDFGYKLEHFWLAEPGMTPSRFCDILSARAINGLIIGRLPPGQRELQLDWDRFSAVALGLTLRSPLLHHVTENHFETAWTAMDQCAERGYQRVGYVYTDANDSPRVGDRWVSAYLGQQQKLPPARRIPVCPGMPADASGFADWFRQHRPDALLVSHAAPVRKWLDALGHRVPDDVGLIELEDRPDAGCAGVYYDAEKIGALGVELLIGMMHRNETGVPTDPHEVLLSGAWREGVTLPHRTGRVDLTA comes from the coding sequence ATGGCTCAGCACGCGACGCTCCAAGACGTGGCCGACAAGGCGGGGGTGCACCGTTCCACCGTCGCCCTGGCGTTGCGGGACCATCCGCGCATCCCTCAGGCCACCCGGCGACGCATCCAGGCGATCGCCCGCAAGATCGGCTATCGGCTGAACCCGCTGGTCGCCGCGTTGATGCGGGCGCGCCGGACCGGTCGACCGGTGAAACACGTCTCCCTGGCGTTCGTGACGAACTACCCGACCCGCTGGGGCTGGCGGCCGGAGAACCATGATCGCCCTGACTTTTTCCCCGGCGCGGTGCAGCGCGCGAAGGACTTCGGCTACAAGCTCGAGCACTTCTGGCTGGCCGAGCCCGGGATGACGCCGTCGCGGTTTTGCGACATCCTGAGCGCGCGCGCCATCAACGGCCTGATCATCGGCCGCCTGCCGCCGGGGCAACGCGAGCTGCAGCTCGATTGGGACCGCTTTTCAGCGGTTGCATTGGGACTGACCCTCCGTTCGCCCCTGCTGCATCATGTGACCGAGAACCACTTCGAGACGGCCTGGACGGCGATGGACCAGTGCGCCGAGCGCGGCTACCAGCGCGTCGGCTACGTCTACACCGATGCCAACGATAGCCCGCGGGTGGGGGACCGCTGGGTCAGCGCCTACCTCGGCCAGCAGCAGAAGCTGCCGCCGGCGCGCCGCATCCCCGTCTGCCCCGGCATGCCGGCTGACGCCAGCGGCTTTGCCGACTGGTTCCGTCAACACCGCCCCGATGCTCTCCTCGTCAGTCATGCCGCGCCGGTCCGAAAGTGGCTCGACGCGCTGGGGCATCGCGTCCCGGACGACGTGGGACTGATCGAACTCGAGGATCGCCCCGACGCCGGATGTGCGGGCGTGTACTACGATGCCGAGAAGATCGGCGCCCTCGGCGTCGAACTCCTGATCGGCATGATGCACCGCAACGAAACCGGCGTCCCGACTGATCCGCATGAGGTGCTGCTCAGCGGCGCCTGGCGCGAGGGAGTCACGCTGCCGCACCGCACCGGGCGCGTGGACCTCACGGCGTGA
- a CDS encoding alpha/beta hydrolase translates to MNIVTFQVGRPAGTSARAESASGHGFARACQRTFVAALLLTALGASAAQVKRDVEYGRVDDERLLLDVHQPDGNGPFPVAILIHGGGWSGGDKSGSNKPGDGADITPWFALLLQAKYTLFSINYRLAPKHPWPACEEDVETAIRWVKAHASEYQGDPARIALFGHSAGGHLAMYAATRTDPRVQVQAVVGFAPVTDLVSDTERRGGLSTSLQKLFGLMQDLTPESRAVLRDVSPLQHVHAKMPPVLIVHGDADKTVPLSMSIAFIARLRTAGVRAELITRTGVPHSLVKGDEIDTSYRAPMLEWLQQTLVPKLSDAKLGPALR, encoded by the coding sequence ATGAACATTGTCACGTTCCAGGTTGGTCGTCCCGCGGGCACCTCTGCGCGGGCGGAGTCTGCATCCGGTCACGGTTTCGCCCGCGCGTGCCAGCGGACGTTCGTCGCAGCGCTGCTGCTGACCGCGCTTGGCGCGTCGGCCGCGCAGGTGAAACGCGACGTCGAGTACGGTCGCGTCGACGACGAGCGGCTGCTCCTCGATGTGCACCAGCCGGACGGCAACGGTCCGTTTCCCGTCGCCATCCTGATCCACGGCGGCGGCTGGAGCGGCGGTGACAAGAGCGGCAGCAACAAGCCGGGCGACGGCGCGGACATCACGCCGTGGTTCGCCCTGCTGCTGCAGGCCAAGTACACGCTCTTCTCGATCAACTACCGGCTCGCGCCTAAGCATCCGTGGCCGGCGTGCGAGGAGGACGTCGAGACCGCCATTCGCTGGGTCAAGGCCCATGCCTCGGAGTACCAGGGCGACCCCGCGCGCATCGCGCTCTTCGGCCACTCGGCCGGCGGACACCTCGCGATGTACGCGGCCACCCGCACCGATCCGCGCGTGCAGGTGCAGGCCGTCGTCGGCTTCGCCCCGGTCACAGATCTCGTCTCCGACACCGAGCGCCGCGGCGGCCTCAGTACTTCGCTGCAGAAGCTCTTCGGCCTCATGCAGGACCTCACGCCCGAGTCCCGCGCGGTCCTGCGCGACGTCTCTCCGCTCCAGCACGTGCACGCCAAGATGCCGCCCGTGCTGATCGTCCACGGCGACGCCGACAAGACCGTGCCTTTGAGCATGTCCATCGCGTTCATCGCGCGCCTGCGGACCGCCGGCGTGCGCGCCGAGCTCATCACCCGCACGGGCGTGCCGCACTCGTTGGTGAAGGGCGACGAGATCGATACCTCCTACCGCGCGCCGATGCTGGAATGGCTCCAGCAGACGCTCGTCCCCAAACTCAGTGACGCGAAACTGGGACCGGCTCTCCGATGA